A single region of the Xenopus laevis strain J_2021 chromosome 4L, Xenopus_laevis_v10.1, whole genome shotgun sequence genome encodes:
- the LOC108714638 gene encoding uncharacterized protein LOC108714638, with protein MEGPSSMEMEPLKALTGKERDIKEHIETSNYVTEGFNFIKLSLPVCPVSVEKAVYVEDVECGNTLFVQEEIRPVPLLIPTDIRCDGLRCPIPPIEGQLTNREPELSSAIIQEFQLIVPYIETLIRDTENGTSVKGILLGVLLPQVFVYLLEFCWSSRKKAEKDRDEAPAEKESEGPQRPAQTHDNMEEEAELRGSGSKKKEEPRSAKKKKKLHHSEAQEHQGSQRPNNNATMNTEEEKELKQLFQKFICQCLEGDF; from the exons ATGGAAGGACCATCATCAATGGAAATGGAACCTCTGAAAGCTTTAACGGGCAAG GAAAGAGATATCAAAGAACATATTGAGACATCGAATTATGTGACTGAAGGATTCAACTTCATCAAGCTCAGTTTGCCAGTTTGCCCAGTGTCTGTTGAAAAGGCCGTTTATGTAGAGGATGTAGAGTGCGGCAATACCCTGTTTGTACAGGAagagatcagaccagtccctcTGCTGATTCCTACAGACATAAGATGTGAT GGCTTGCGTTGTCCAATTCCTCCTATAGAGGGTCAGCTCACTAACCGAGAGCCAGAGCTGAGTAGCGCCATCATTCAG GAATTCCAACTAATTGTGCCTTATATTGAGACCCTCATCAGAGATACTGAGAATGGCactagtgtgaaaggaatccTTTTG GGCGTCTTGTTACCACAAGTCTTTGTCTATCTACTAGAATtctgctggtccagcagaaagaaGGCAGAAAAGGACAGAGATGAGGCCCCTGCTGAAAAAGAGAGCGAAGGGCCACAACGTCCTGCTCAAACCCATGATAACATGGAGGAAGAAGCAGAACTTAGAGGGAGTGGAAGCAAAAAGAAGGAGGAGCCTAGAAGcgctaagaagaagaaaaagctgCACCACTCTGAGGCTCAGGAACACCAAGGCTCACAGAGACCAAATAACAATGCAACAATGAACacagaagaggagaaggaattaAAGCAGCTTTTCCAGAAGTTCATCTGCCAATGCTTGGAAGGAGATTTCTGA
- the LOC108714639 gene encoding protein SEC13 homolog, translating to MVSVINTVDTSHEDMIHDAQMDYYGIRLATCSSDRSVKIFDVKNGGQILIADLRGHEGPVWQVAWAHPMYGNILASCSYDRKVIIWKEENGTWEKTYEYTGHDSSVNSVCWAPHDFGLLLACGSSDGAISILTYTGDGPWEVKKISNAHTIGCNAVSWAPSVVPGSLVDQPSSQKPNYIKRFVSGGCDNLVKIWREEDGQWKEDQKLEAHSDWVRDVAWAPSIGLPTSTIASCSQDGRVYIWTSDDAATNCWTPKLLHKFNDVVWHVSWSITANILAVSGGDNKVTLWKESVDGQWACISDVNKGQGSVSTVTDGQLNEQ from the exons ATG GTGTCGGTGATAAACACAGTGGACACTTCCCATGAGGATATGATT CATGATGCCCAGATGGATTATTATGGCATACGTCTTGCAACTTGTTCCTCTGATCGATCTGTGAAGATCTTTGATGTGAAGAATGGAGGCCAGATCCTGATAGCCGACCTGCGCGG GCATGAGGGTCCAGTTTGGCAGGTTGCGTGGGCCCATCCTATGTATGGAAACATCTTGGCCTCCTGCTCCTATGACCGGAAAGTTATCATTTGGAAAGAGGAAAATGGGACTTGGGAGAAGACGTATGAATACACAGGGCATGACTCTTCAG TCAATTCTGTTTGCTGGGCTCCCCATGACTTTGGGCTGCTGCTGGCATGTGGCAGTTCGGATGGAGCAATCTCAATTCTCACCTATACCGGAGACGGGCCCTGGGAAGTGAAAAAGATCAGCAATGCACATACA ATTGGTTGTAATGCAGTGAGCTGGGCTCCTTCTGTTGTCCCCGGAAGTCTTGTAGATCAGCCATCAAGTCAGAAGCCCAATTACATCAAGAGATTTGTGTCTGGCGGATGTGATAACTTAGTGAAAATCTGGAG GGAGGAAGATGGACAGTGGAAGGAAGATCAGAAGCTGGAAGCTCATAGCGATTGGGTGCGGGATGTGGCCTGGGCTCCCTCCATTGGTTTGCCGACTAGCACCATCGCTAGCTGCTCTCAG GATGGTCGTGTATATATCTGGACAAGTGATGATGCTGCCACCAACTGTTGGACTCCAAAACTGCTGCACAAGTTTAATGACGTAGTCTGGCACGTGAGCTGGTCCATTACTGCTAATATCCTGGCTGTGTCTGGGGGAGATAACAAG GTGACCTTATGGAAGGAGTCCGTGGATGGACAGTGGGCCTGTATTAGTGATGTAAACAAGGGACAAGGTTCTGTCTCCACCGTGACAGATGGACAGTTGAATGAGCAGTGA
- the LOC108714640 gene encoding cullin-associated NEDD8-dissociated protein 1, translated as MSTATYHISSLLEKMTSSDKDFRFMATNDLMVELQKDSIKLDEDSERKVVKMLLKLLEDKNGEVQNLAVKCLGPLVGKVKEYQVETIVDTLCSNMLSDKEQLRDICSIGLKTVISELPAASTGSALAANVCRKITGQLTGAIGKQEDASVQLEALDILSDMLGRLGGTLFTFHPSILSCLLPQLTSPRLAVRKRAILALGQLVHTCNGNLFSELVEHLLGELQKNESTSTTRTYIQCVATVSWQAGHRLGPHLERIVPLVVEFCRVEDDELQEQCFQALESFIRRCPKEISSHVPTVMELCLKYIAYDPNYNYDSEDEDAMETESEEEQESDDEYSDDDDMSWKVRRSAAKCLESLISARPDLLQEFHQTAAPALILRFKEREENVKADVFSAYIALLRQTRSAQSWKQTVDISSRGYTPLSALQNQVPSVMKSLYKLLRDKSAKSRQGCFAVLTELTNALPGCLSPHIPTLVPGLVFSLTDKSSTSNMRLDTLSFLHVVLSSHPPECFQTHLPALMPSVVTCIYDSFYKITSEALLVAQQLIRVIRPLDKALDKASDTSTYTKELFNANLKRLQAADIDQEVKERALSCMGHLICHLGDQLGKDLQPTLQIILERLRNEITRLTAVKVITLIAGSPLKIDLRPLLKDALPILASFLRKNQRALRLGTLTALGVLVRNYSDCLKPGMVDPLLGELPALLAESDMHVAQVTVDFLTTLVAAYPAALPKLGPSILPQLFQLVHSPLLQGGALTSILSFLRALVLSHTPHLGYPELVKQLTGPIYSAGPALHKQAYHSVAKCVAALASACPKESNASITQFIQDAKSTRVGDPVKVLAFLALAEIGHERSLGGQQRELKSVILEAFASPSEDVKSAASYALGNASVGGPADFLPFLLHEIGGQPKRQYLLLNSLKEALASLPSEELKPYQEDVWKLLLQHCEAAEEGTRNVVAECLGKLILVNPSQLLPRLCKQISSGSPHTRSTVVTAIKFTISDQPAPIDSLLHKSIGEFLKTLKDPDPNVRRVALVMFNSAAHNKPSLVRDLLNIVLPPLYNETKVRRELIREVEMGPFKHTVDDGLDVRKAAFECMYTLLESCLDQIDIYEYLNHVDDGLKDHYDIRMLTFIILTRLSALCPAAVLQRLDQLIEPLRSTCTTKVKAGSVKQEFEKQDELKRSAMRTVTALLNIPEVENSRAMTEFLSQIRANSELSLLFENVQKDTVSLCSAESMEIS; from the exons ATGAGCACTGCTACCTATCATATCTCCAGTCTGCTGGAGAAAATGACTTCCAGTGACAAGGACTTCAG gtTTATGGCAACAAATGACTTGATGGTGGAGCTGCAGAAAGACTCCATAAAGTTGGATGAGGACAGTGAAAGAAAAGTGGTGAAGATGTTACTGAAACTGTTGGAGGATAAAAATGGAGAGGTGCAGAACCTGGCAGTGAAATG CCTGGGTCCCCTGGTGGGAAAGGTGAAGGAGTATCAGGTGGAGACCATTGTGGACACGCTGTGCAGTAACATGCTCTCCGACAAGGAGCAACTGAGAGATATCTGCAGCATTGGATTAAAAACAGTCATATCTGAGCTCCCGGCTGCAAGCACAG GTTCAGCTTTGGCTGCCAACGTGTGCCGGAAGATCACTGGGCAGCTGACTGGGGCCATTGGGAAGCAGGAAGATGCATCGGTGCAGCTGGAAGCCCTGGACATCTTGTCTGACATGCTGGGAAG GTTAGGGGGAACTCTCTTCACTTTCCACCCGTCTATACTGAGCTGCCTCCTGCCCCAGCTTACCAGCCCACGACTGGCTGTGAGGAAAAGAGCCATTTTGGCCCTGGGACAACTGGTGCACACTTGCAATGGGAATCTGTTCTCTGAACTTGTAGAGCATCTTCTGGGGGAGCTGCAAAAGAACGAGTCTACATCTACCACTAGAACTTACATCCAGTGTGTGGCAACTGTCAGCTGGCAGGCTGGGCACAGACTAG GCCCACACTTAGAACGAATTGTGCCTCTTGTGGTGGAGTTCTGTAGGGTAGAAGATGATGAGCTGCAGGAGCAGTGCTTCCAGGCTCTGGAGTCCTTCATCAGACGCTGCCCAAAAGAGATTTCCTCACATGTACCCACCGTCATGGAGCTGTGCCTGAAATATATTGCCTATGATCCTAACTACAACTATGACAGTGAGGATGAGGATGCTATGGAGACGGAGAGTGAGGAAGAACAAG aGAGTGATGACGAGtacagtgatgatgatgatatgagTTGGAAGGTGAGACGCTCTGCTGCCAAGTGCCTGGAATCACTAATCAGTGCCAGGCCAGACCTTTTGCAAGAGTTCCACCAAACAGCTGCCCCAGCCCTTATCCTGCGTTTCAAAGAGCGGGAGGAGAACGTCAAAGCAGATGTCTTCTCTGCTTACATCGCCCTTCTTAGGCAGACACGTTCCGCCCAGAGCTGGAAGCAAACTGTGGACATCTCTAGTCGAGGTTACACACCACTCAGTGCTCTGCAAAACCAG GTTCCCTCTGTGATGAAATCTCTATACAAACTGCTCAGGGACAAGAGTGCCAAGTCTCGCCAGGGCTGCTTTGCTGTTCTCACAGAGTTAACCAATGCTCTGCCAGGTTGCCTGTCTCCGCATATCCCTACCCTGGTCCCAG GGCTTGTTTTCTCCCTCACGGACAAGTCGAGCACCTCCAATATGCGCCTGGATACTTTGAGTTTTCTGCATGTTGTGTTAAGCAGCCACCCCCCTGAGTGCTTCCAGACCCATCTTCCAGCCCTTATGCCTTCGGTGGTCACCTGCATCTATGACTCCTTCTATAAAATAACTTCAGAGGCCCTGCTGGTGGCCCAACAACTTATCAGAGTGATCCGACCTCTGGACAAGGCTCTGGACAAGGCTTCTGACACCTCAACCTACACAAAGGAACTATTCAATGCCAATCTGAAAAGACTGCAAGCAGCTGACATAGACCAGGAAGTGAAGGAAAGGGCCCTCTCTTGTATGGGACACCTAATTTGTCACCTTGGGGACCAGTTGGGAAAGGATTTGCAGCCCACCCTTCAAATAATCCTAGAAAGACTCCGAAATGAGATCACCCGTCTCACTGCTGTGAAAGTAATTACCCTGATCGCAGGGTCCCCACTGAAGATTGACCTGAGGCCACTACTGAAGGACGCTTTGCCTATTTTGGCCTCTTTCTTGAGGAAAAACCAGAGAGCTCTGAGACTGGGGACTCTTACTGCCCTTGGTGTATTGGTGAGGAATTACAGTGATTGCTTGAAGCCAGGTATGGTAGATCCTTTACTCGGAGAACTGCCTGCCCTGCTAGCTGAATCAGACATGCATGTGGCTCAAGTCACTGTGGACTTCCTCACCACTCTGGTGGCTGCTTACCCAGCGGCACTACCTAAACTGGGACCCAGCATCCTTCCTCAGCTCTTTCAATTGGTTCACTCCCCTCTCCTCCAAGGTGGTGCTCTCACCTCCATCTTGTCTTTCCTGCGTGCTTTAGTTCTAAGCCATACTCCTCATCTGGGCTATCCAGAGCTGGTCAAACAATTGACAGGGCCCATATACTCTGCAGGACCTGCACTCCACAAACAAGCCTACCACTCTGTTGCGAAATGTGTGGCTGCCTTAGCAAGTGCCTGTCCAAAAGAATCCAATGCTTCCATAACACAGTTCATACAGGATGCCAAGAGCACCCGCGTGGGGGATCCTGTGAAAGTATTAGCCTTTTTGGCTCTAGCTGAGATTGGACATGAAAGGAGCTTAGGAGGGCAGCAGCGTGAGCTGAAAAGTGTTATTTTAGAGGCATTTGCCTCACCCAGTGAAGATGTCAAATCTGCGGCATCTTATGCTTTGGGGAATGCCAGTGTTGGGGGCCCTGCAGACTTTTTGCCCTTTTTGCTGCACGAGATTGGCGGGCAGCCTAAAAGACAATACCTATTGCTCAATTCACTTAAAGAAGCACTGGCCTCTCTTCCAAGTGAAGAGCTAAAACCATACCAGGAAGATGTATGGAAACTACTGCTCCAACACTGTGAAGCTGCAGAAGAGGGAACCAGAAATGTAGTGGCAGAATGCCTGGGAAAACTTATTTTGGTGAATCCCTCTCAGCTCCTTCCCAGGCTGTGCAAACAGATTAGCTCAG GTTCACCCCATACTCGTAGCACTGTGGTTACTGCCATTAAATTTACCATCTCTGACCAGCCAGCTCCCATTGACTCCTTGCTCCACAAGTCCATTG GTGAATTCTTGAAAACCCTGAAGGATCCCGACCCCAATGTTCGCCGCGTAGCTCTGGTTATGTTTAACTCTGCAGCACATAACAAGCCTTCCCTGGTTAGAGATTTGCTTAACATTGTTCTACCTCCCCTGTACAACGAGACTAAGGTCAGAAGGGAGCTAATCCGGGAG GTGGAGATGGGTCCGTTTAAACACACGGTAGACGATGGCTTGGACGTGCGGAAGGCAGCATTCGAATGCATGTACACACTGCTGGAGAGCTGCCTGGATCAGATCGACATCTACGAATATTTAAATCACGTGGATGATGGGCTGAAAGATCACTATGATATAAGG ATGCTTACCTTCATCATCCTAACGCGCCTGTCTGCCCTTTGCCCGGCTGCTGTTCTCCAGCGCTTAGACCAGCTCATTGAACCTCTGAGGTCCACGTGCACTACAAAG GTGAAAGCTGGGTCAGTAAAACAAGAGTTTGAGAAGCAAGATGAACTCAAGCGCTCGGCAATGAGAACAGTCACTGCTTTGCTCAATATACCTGAAGTGGAGAACAGCCGGGCTATGACAGAATTCCTGTCCCAGATCAGAGCCAACTCGGAGCTTTCTTTACTGTTTGAAAATGTGCAGAAAGACACAGTGTCGCTATGCAGTGCGGAGTCGATGGAAATAAGCTAA